The following proteins are encoded in a genomic region of Arachis stenosperma cultivar V10309 chromosome 4, arast.V10309.gnm1.PFL2, whole genome shotgun sequence:
- the LOC130974376 gene encoding NAC domain-containing protein 83-like isoform X8 — MEGRGNSFVKNGELRLPPGFRFHPTDEELVAQYLKRKVFSCPLPASFIPEVDICKSDPWDLPGDLEQERYFFSTREAKYPNGNRSNRATNSGYWKATGLDKHIATSKGHQLIGMKKTLVFYRGKPPYGSRTDWIMHEYRLVSHSHLLPMQNWVLCRIFFKRRAPANAKNVLLDHNSHSASASEAFTISHVGSNSKVVFYDFLAQNRADLNRVPPPASSTSGTSGITTESDEHEDSSSCNSFPFIR, encoded by the exons ATGGAGGGGAGAGGAAATAGTTTTGTGAAGAATGGGGAGCTGAGATTGCCTCCAGGATTCCGGTTTCACCCGACGGATGAAGAGCTGGTGGCTCAATACTTAAAGCGCAAGGTCTTCTCCTGCCCGTTGCCGGCCTCTTTCATTCCTGAGGTTGATATTTGCAAGTCCGATCCATGGGATTTACCAG GTGATTTGGAGCAAGAGAGGTACTTCTTCAGCACGAGGGAGGCCAAATACCCCAACGGGAACCGATCCAACAGAGCCACTAACTCGGGCTACTGGAAGGCCACGGGCTTGGACAAACACATCGCAACTTCAAAAGGCCACCAACTTATTGGCATGAAGAAGACTCTCGTCTTTTACAGAGGCAAGCCTCCTTATGGATCAAGAACAGATTGGATCATGCACGAGTATCGCCTTGTCTCCCACTCCCACCTGCTTCCCATGCAAAATTGGGTTCTCTGTCGCATATTCTTCAAGAGGAGAGCACCGGCTAATGCTAAGAATGTTCTACTGGATCACAATTCCCATTCGGCATCAGCATCAGAGGCCTTCACCATCAGCCATGTGGGCAGCAACTCTAAGGTGGTTTTCTACGATTTCTTGGCACAGAACAGGGCTGATTTGAACCGCGTGCCCCCTCCTGCTTCTTCGACCTCTGGCACCAGTGGAATCACCACCGAATCCGATGAGCATGAAGACAGCAGTAGCTGCAACAGCTTTCCTTTTATCAG ATAG
- the LOC130974376 gene encoding NAC domain-containing protein 83-like isoform X2, translating into MEGRGNSFVKNGELRLPPGFRFHPTDEELVAQYLKRKVFSCPLPASFIPEVDICKSDPWDLPGDLEQERYFFSTREAKYPNGNRSNRATNSGYWKATGLDKHIATSKGHQLIGMKKTLVFYRGKPPYGSRTDWIMHEYRLVSHSHLLPMQNWVLCRIFFKRRAPANAKNVLLDHNSHSASASEAFTISHVGSNSKVVFYDFLAQNRADLNRVPPPASSTSGTSGITTESDEHEDSSSCNSFPFISKHQSRRKPTGIKVGTSNALTMHCSFTLRNKKKRKENQSTDFPFEEGAFTEKKWEERKR; encoded by the exons ATGGAGGGGAGAGGAAATAGTTTTGTGAAGAATGGGGAGCTGAGATTGCCTCCAGGATTCCGGTTTCACCCGACGGATGAAGAGCTGGTGGCTCAATACTTAAAGCGCAAGGTCTTCTCCTGCCCGTTGCCGGCCTCTTTCATTCCTGAGGTTGATATTTGCAAGTCCGATCCATGGGATTTACCAG GTGATTTGGAGCAAGAGAGGTACTTCTTCAGCACGAGGGAGGCCAAATACCCCAACGGGAACCGATCCAACAGAGCCACTAACTCGGGCTACTGGAAGGCCACGGGCTTGGACAAACACATCGCAACTTCAAAAGGCCACCAACTTATTGGCATGAAGAAGACTCTCGTCTTTTACAGAGGCAAGCCTCCTTATGGATCAAGAACAGATTGGATCATGCACGAGTATCGCCTTGTCTCCCACTCCCACCTGCTTCCCATGCAAAATTGGGTTCTCTGTCGCATATTCTTCAAGAGGAGAGCACCGGCTAATGCTAAGAATGTTCTACTGGATCACAATTCCCATTCGGCATCAGCATCAGAGGCCTTCACCATCAGCCATGTGGGCAGCAACTCTAAGGTGGTTTTCTACGATTTCTTGGCACAGAACAGGGCTGATTTGAACCGCGTGCCCCCTCCTGCTTCTTCGACCTCTGGCACCAGTGGAATCACCACCGAATCCGATGAGCATGAAGACAGCAGTAGCTGCAACAGCTTTCCTTTTATCAG CAAGCATCAATCCCGCAGGAAACCGACCGGCATTAAAG TTGGTACTAGTAATGCTCTCACCATGCATTGTTCTTTCACCCTAcggaataaaaagaaaagaaaagaaaatcagTCTACTGATTTCCCTTTTGAAGAAGGTGCTTTTACAGAGAAAAAGTGGgaggaaagaaaaagatga
- the LOC130974376 gene encoding NAC domain-containing protein 83-like isoform X5, translated as MEGRGNSFVKNGELRLPPGFRFHPTDEELVAQYLKRKVFSCPLPASFIPEVDICKSDPWDLPGDLEQERYFFSTREAKYPNGNRSNRATNSGYWKATGLDKHIATSKGHQLIGMKKTLVFYRGKPPYGSRTDWIMHEYRLVSHSHLLPMQNWVLCRIFFKRRAPANAKNVLLDHNSHSASASEAFTISHVGSNSKVVFYDFLAQNRADLNRVPPPASSTSGTSGITTESDEHEDSSSCNSFPFIRYFVYACVCYLFSC; from the exons ATGGAGGGGAGAGGAAATAGTTTTGTGAAGAATGGGGAGCTGAGATTGCCTCCAGGATTCCGGTTTCACCCGACGGATGAAGAGCTGGTGGCTCAATACTTAAAGCGCAAGGTCTTCTCCTGCCCGTTGCCGGCCTCTTTCATTCCTGAGGTTGATATTTGCAAGTCCGATCCATGGGATTTACCAG GTGATTTGGAGCAAGAGAGGTACTTCTTCAGCACGAGGGAGGCCAAATACCCCAACGGGAACCGATCCAACAGAGCCACTAACTCGGGCTACTGGAAGGCCACGGGCTTGGACAAACACATCGCAACTTCAAAAGGCCACCAACTTATTGGCATGAAGAAGACTCTCGTCTTTTACAGAGGCAAGCCTCCTTATGGATCAAGAACAGATTGGATCATGCACGAGTATCGCCTTGTCTCCCACTCCCACCTGCTTCCCATGCAAAATTGGGTTCTCTGTCGCATATTCTTCAAGAGGAGAGCACCGGCTAATGCTAAGAATGTTCTACTGGATCACAATTCCCATTCGGCATCAGCATCAGAGGCCTTCACCATCAGCCATGTGGGCAGCAACTCTAAGGTGGTTTTCTACGATTTCTTGGCACAGAACAGGGCTGATTTGAACCGCGTGCCCCCTCCTGCTTCTTCGACCTCTGGCACCAGTGGAATCACCACCGAATCCGATGAGCATGAAGACAGCAGTAGCTGCAACAGCTTTCCTTTTATCAG
- the LOC130974376 gene encoding NAC domain-containing protein 83-like isoform X6 yields the protein MEGRGNSFVKNGELRLPPGFRFHPTDEELVAQYLKRKVFSCPLPASFIPEVDICKSDPWDLPGDLEQERYFFSTREAKYPNGNRSNRATNSGYWKATGLDKHIATSKGHQLIGMKKTLVFYRGKPPYGSRTDWIMHEYRLVSHSHLLPMQNWVLCRIFFKRRAPANAKNVLLDHNSHSASASEAFTISHVGSNSKVVFYDFLAQNRADLNRVPPPASSTSGTSGITTESDEHEDSSSCNSFPFIRDVEECRFYEGL from the exons ATGGAGGGGAGAGGAAATAGTTTTGTGAAGAATGGGGAGCTGAGATTGCCTCCAGGATTCCGGTTTCACCCGACGGATGAAGAGCTGGTGGCTCAATACTTAAAGCGCAAGGTCTTCTCCTGCCCGTTGCCGGCCTCTTTCATTCCTGAGGTTGATATTTGCAAGTCCGATCCATGGGATTTACCAG GTGATTTGGAGCAAGAGAGGTACTTCTTCAGCACGAGGGAGGCCAAATACCCCAACGGGAACCGATCCAACAGAGCCACTAACTCGGGCTACTGGAAGGCCACGGGCTTGGACAAACACATCGCAACTTCAAAAGGCCACCAACTTATTGGCATGAAGAAGACTCTCGTCTTTTACAGAGGCAAGCCTCCTTATGGATCAAGAACAGATTGGATCATGCACGAGTATCGCCTTGTCTCCCACTCCCACCTGCTTCCCATGCAAAATTGGGTTCTCTGTCGCATATTCTTCAAGAGGAGAGCACCGGCTAATGCTAAGAATGTTCTACTGGATCACAATTCCCATTCGGCATCAGCATCAGAGGCCTTCACCATCAGCCATGTGGGCAGCAACTCTAAGGTGGTTTTCTACGATTTCTTGGCACAGAACAGGGCTGATTTGAACCGCGTGCCCCCTCCTGCTTCTTCGACCTCTGGCACCAGTGGAATCACCACCGAATCCGATGAGCATGAAGACAGCAGTAGCTGCAACAGCTTTCCTTTTATCAG
- the LOC130974376 gene encoding NAC domain-containing protein 83-like isoform X7, producing the protein MEGRGNSFVKNGELRLPPGFRFHPTDEELVAQYLKRKVFSCPLPASFIPEVDICKSDPWDLPGDLEQERYFFSTREAKYPNGNRSNRATNSGYWKATGLDKHIATSKGHQLIGMKKTLVFYRGKPPYGSRTDWIMHEYRLVSHSHLLPMQNWVLCRIFFKRRAPANAKNVLLDHNSHSASASEAFTISHVGSNSKVVFYDFLAQNRADLNRVPPPASSTSGTSGITTESDEHEDSSSCNSFPFIRILV; encoded by the exons ATGGAGGGGAGAGGAAATAGTTTTGTGAAGAATGGGGAGCTGAGATTGCCTCCAGGATTCCGGTTTCACCCGACGGATGAAGAGCTGGTGGCTCAATACTTAAAGCGCAAGGTCTTCTCCTGCCCGTTGCCGGCCTCTTTCATTCCTGAGGTTGATATTTGCAAGTCCGATCCATGGGATTTACCAG GTGATTTGGAGCAAGAGAGGTACTTCTTCAGCACGAGGGAGGCCAAATACCCCAACGGGAACCGATCCAACAGAGCCACTAACTCGGGCTACTGGAAGGCCACGGGCTTGGACAAACACATCGCAACTTCAAAAGGCCACCAACTTATTGGCATGAAGAAGACTCTCGTCTTTTACAGAGGCAAGCCTCCTTATGGATCAAGAACAGATTGGATCATGCACGAGTATCGCCTTGTCTCCCACTCCCACCTGCTTCCCATGCAAAATTGGGTTCTCTGTCGCATATTCTTCAAGAGGAGAGCACCGGCTAATGCTAAGAATGTTCTACTGGATCACAATTCCCATTCGGCATCAGCATCAGAGGCCTTCACCATCAGCCATGTGGGCAGCAACTCTAAGGTGGTTTTCTACGATTTCTTGGCACAGAACAGGGCTGATTTGAACCGCGTGCCCCCTCCTGCTTCTTCGACCTCTGGCACCAGTGGAATCACCACCGAATCCGATGAGCATGAAGACAGCAGTAGCTGCAACAGCTTTCCTTTTATCAG